The following coding sequences are from one Collimonas arenae window:
- a CDS encoding D-amino acid dehydrogenase yields MRVLILGSGVVGVTSAYYLARAGHEVTVIDRLPGPAQETSFANAGQISPGYASPWAAPGIPLKAMKWMLQEHAPLSITPDGTLFQLRWMWQMLRNCSSARYAVNKERMVRLAEYSRDCFKVLRADTGIAYEGRQLGTMQVFRSQQQLDDAAKDIDVLKETGVPFELLTPDQLAQAEPALEAVKHKLSGALRLPNDETGDCQMFTTKLAKMAEDLGVRFRYNVQIDALTLSNGEIAGVQCGSEHLQADNYVVALGAYSTGFLGSLLDIPVYPLKGYSITVPIVDAEAAPVSTILDETYKIAITRFDDRIRVGGMAEIVGFNKTLKPKRRATLEMVVNDLFPGAGNTAAASFWTGLRPMTPDGTPIVGATHIRNLFLNTGHGTLGWTMSCGSAQLLSDLISGRRPAIASDDLSVSRYSKDFGQTAHPAYA; encoded by the coding sequence ATGCGAGTTCTTATCCTTGGCAGTGGCGTAGTTGGGGTCACCAGCGCCTATTATCTGGCGCGCGCCGGTCATGAAGTGACCGTCATCGACCGCCTGCCCGGACCAGCGCAGGAAACCAGTTTCGCCAACGCCGGCCAGATTTCTCCTGGCTATGCCTCGCCTTGGGCCGCGCCCGGCATCCCGCTGAAGGCGATGAAATGGATGCTGCAGGAACACGCACCACTCTCCATCACCCCCGATGGCACGCTGTTCCAGCTGCGTTGGATGTGGCAAATGCTGCGCAATTGCAGCTCGGCGCGCTACGCAGTCAACAAGGAACGTATGGTGCGCCTGGCAGAATACAGCCGCGACTGCTTCAAGGTCTTGCGCGCCGATACCGGCATCGCCTATGAAGGCCGCCAGCTCGGCACCATGCAGGTGTTCCGCAGCCAGCAGCAACTCGACGATGCAGCCAAGGATATCGACGTATTGAAAGAAACCGGCGTGCCGTTCGAACTGCTGACGCCGGATCAGCTGGCGCAAGCCGAGCCGGCACTGGAAGCGGTCAAGCACAAGCTCAGCGGCGCCCTCCGCCTGCCGAACGATGAAACTGGCGATTGCCAAATGTTCACGACCAAACTGGCGAAGATGGCAGAAGATCTGGGGGTGCGCTTCCGCTACAACGTGCAGATCGATGCCCTGACCTTGTCCAACGGCGAAATCGCCGGCGTCCAATGCGGTTCCGAGCATCTGCAGGCCGACAACTATGTGGTGGCGCTGGGCGCCTACTCCACCGGCTTCCTCGGTTCGTTGCTGGATATTCCGGTATATCCGCTGAAGGGCTATTCGATCACGGTGCCGATTGTCGATGCGGAAGCAGCGCCGGTCTCCACCATCCTCGACGAAACCTACAAGATCGCCATCACCCGTTTCGACGACCGCATCCGCGTCGGCGGCATGGCCGAGATCGTCGGTTTCAACAAGACGCTCAAGCCGAAACGCCGCGCCACGCTGGAAATGGTGGTCAACGACCTGTTCCCCGGTGCCGGCAACACTGCCGCAGCCAGCTTCTGGACCGGCTTGCGGCCGATGACGCCGGACGGCACGCCGATCGTCGGCGCTACCCATATCCGCAACCTGTTCCTCAACACCGGCCACGGCACGCTCGGCTGGACCATGTCTTGCGGCTCGGCGCAATTGCTGTCGGACCTGATTTCCGGCAGGCGGCCGGCGATTGCTTCGGACGATTTGTCTGTTAGCCGCTACAGCAAGGATTTCGGGCAAACGGCGCATCCTGCCTACGCCTGA